One window of uncultured Trichococcus sp. genomic DNA carries:
- a CDS encoding HAD family hydrolase, protein MLTILFDLDDTLYDTASPFFQVLGNYRLEHSHSDAETFALFREHCDAAFDLFSSGELTLAESHIMRTQHTFADLGLPLTDEEAMHFQETYQKRQGEIVLSPGIEQLLNELENRNIPIAVFTNGPEKHQMKKFNALGLERWVPPARIFISEKIGFPKPHAEAFAHVQQALKATSDELLFIGDTYETDVIGGQAAGWTTLWYNHRRKPEDEKAVLEPTFYSVAGMHQAINDIISKRKEM, encoded by the coding sequence ATGCTTACTATTCTATTCGATTTGGACGATACTTTATACGACACAGCAAGTCCGTTCTTCCAAGTGTTGGGAAATTACCGCTTGGAGCACAGCCACAGCGACGCAGAAACCTTCGCACTTTTCCGCGAGCATTGCGATGCCGCTTTCGACCTGTTCTCAAGCGGGGAGCTGACGCTGGCCGAGTCCCACATCATGCGCACACAGCATACGTTCGCCGACTTGGGTCTTCCGCTCACCGACGAAGAGGCGATGCACTTCCAGGAAACCTACCAAAAAAGGCAAGGAGAAATCGTCTTGAGCCCAGGCATCGAGCAGCTATTGAATGAGTTGGAAAATCGAAACATTCCGATTGCAGTCTTCACAAACGGCCCTGAAAAGCACCAAATGAAAAAATTCAATGCCTTGGGTCTGGAGCGATGGGTGCCGCCAGCGCGCATCTTCATTTCCGAAAAAATCGGTTTCCCAAAACCCCACGCAGAAGCATTCGCGCATGTGCAGCAGGCTTTGAAGGCCACTTCTGACGAGCTGCTTTTCATCGGGGACACCTACGAAACGGATGTCATCGGCGGTCAGGCTGCCGGTTGGACTACTTTGTGGTACAACCATCGCCGGAAGCCGGAGGATGAAAAAGCGGTGCTGGAGCCAACCTTCTATTCTGTCGCGGGAATGCACCAAGCCATAAATGACATCATCTCAAAACGAAAGGAAATGTGA
- a CDS encoding transporter substrate-binding domain-containing protein, whose product MTVKTWKKTMAALTGLFILAGCGNGATDDSSAAAGSADSETFVVGMEAGYPPFNWTQNDDSNGAVKIDGADGYANGYDVQMAQKVADGLGKELVIVKTEWDGLVPALVSSKIDAIVAGMSPTDERKEAIDFSDSYYTTELVMVVKADGDYADATALVDFADAKVTAQLNTLHYGVIDQIEGVQKQPAMDSFTSMRVALESGTIDAYVSERPEAISASAANSAFKMIELDEADTFELSVADSEIAIGLIKESELKDQINEILSGITEEERIQMMDEAIKNQPSAE is encoded by the coding sequence ATGACAGTAAAAACATGGAAAAAAACAATGGCGGCATTGACAGGTTTGTTTATTTTGGCGGGTTGCGGTAACGGAGCCACTGATGATTCATCTGCGGCTGCTGGTTCAGCGGATTCTGAAACATTCGTGGTCGGAATGGAAGCAGGCTATCCTCCTTTCAACTGGACCCAAAATGATGACAGCAACGGCGCGGTGAAAATCGACGGTGCTGACGGTTACGCTAACGGTTACGATGTTCAGATGGCCCAAAAAGTGGCGGATGGCTTAGGCAAGGAACTGGTTATCGTCAAGACGGAATGGGATGGCCTAGTGCCGGCATTGGTTTCATCCAAGATCGATGCTATCGTTGCAGGTATGTCGCCTACAGATGAGCGCAAAGAAGCAATCGATTTTTCGGATTCTTACTATACAACTGAACTGGTAATGGTGGTAAAAGCTGATGGAGATTATGCGGATGCGACAGCTTTGGTCGATTTCGCGGACGCAAAAGTCACAGCGCAATTGAACACGTTGCACTATGGCGTCATCGATCAGATCGAAGGCGTGCAAAAGCAACCGGCAATGGACAGTTTCACGTCTATGCGCGTAGCTTTGGAGTCGGGCACAATTGATGCCTACGTATCGGAACGCCCGGAAGCCATCAGCGCTTCAGCGGCCAATTCCGCGTTCAAAATGATCGAATTGGATGAAGCGGATACGTTTGAATTGTCCGTGGCTGATTCAGAAATCGCAATCGGTTTGATCAAGGAAAGCGAATTGAAGGATCAGATCAATGAAATCCTGAGCGGCATCACCGAAGAAGAACGCATCCAAATGATGGATGAAGCAATCAAAAACCAACCATCAGCTGAATAA
- a CDS encoding amino acid ABC transporter permease yields the protein MEFSWVIRIIEENWRQFLSGAWTTLYIALIGTIIGLGIGLMIGVIRTIPVAESGWKKHVYNVVNFLLSCYIEIFRGTPMIVQAMVIYYGAALAFDIDMNRIFAALLIVSVNTGAYMSEIVRGGIISIDKGQFEAAQAIGMNHLQTMRNVVMPQVIRNILPATGNEFVINIKDTSVLNVISVSELFFTTKSISGNNFRYFESFFVASIIYFVMTFTVTRILRAIERKMQGPDNYQMMGAGQDQLTTPELMARKKQAGRDRAN from the coding sequence ATGGAGTTTAGTTGGGTTATCCGAATCATCGAAGAAAACTGGAGGCAGTTTTTATCAGGTGCATGGACAACATTATATATAGCTTTAATCGGAACCATCATCGGACTGGGAATCGGTCTTATGATCGGCGTCATCCGCACAATCCCGGTTGCGGAATCGGGATGGAAAAAACATGTGTACAACGTAGTGAATTTTTTATTGTCTTGCTACATCGAGATTTTCCGCGGAACGCCGATGATCGTGCAAGCGATGGTCATCTATTATGGGGCCGCCTTGGCATTTGACATCGACATGAACCGCATCTTCGCAGCGTTGCTGATCGTATCGGTCAATACGGGTGCTTACATGTCGGAAATCGTCCGCGGCGGGATCATTTCCATCGATAAAGGGCAATTCGAAGCTGCCCAAGCGATCGGGATGAATCACTTGCAAACGATGCGCAATGTCGTCATGCCGCAAGTGATCCGGAATATCCTGCCGGCGACGGGGAACGAATTCGTCATCAACATCAAGGATACGTCCGTATTGAACGTCATCTCCGTTTCGGAATTGTTCTTTACGACCAAATCGATTTCCGGAAATAACTTCCGTTACTTCGAATCATTCTTCGTGGCTTCAATCATTTACTTCGTCATGACCTTCACGGTGACGCGCATCCTGCGTGCCATCGAAAGGAAAATGCAAGGCCCTGATAATTATCAGATGATGGGTGCAGGACAAGACCAATTGACTACACCAGAATTAATGGCTCGCAAAAAACAAGCAGGAAGAGACAGAGCAAATTAA
- a CDS encoding amino acid ABC transporter ATP-binding protein: MEKVIDVQHLKKSFGQHEVLKDIDFSVNKGEVVCIIGSSGSGKSTLLRCINLLEKPTAGEIIYNGENVLDSKHDIFKYRSKLGMVFQQFNLFNNLNVLHNCTVGPVKILKKSQQEAEKIAMGYLEQVGMGNFINAKPDQLSGGQKQRVAIARALTMEPDALLFDEPTSALDPEMVGEVLKVMKDLANSGLTMIVVTHEMEFAREVSDRVIFMDQGVILEQGAPSEIFYHPKEDRTKQFLERYLTK; encoded by the coding sequence ATGGAAAAAGTAATTGACGTACAGCATCTGAAGAAGAGCTTCGGCCAACATGAAGTGCTGAAGGACATCGATTTCAGCGTGAACAAGGGAGAGGTTGTGTGCATCATCGGTTCATCGGGATCCGGTAAATCGACTCTGTTGCGCTGCATCAATCTGTTGGAAAAACCCACAGCCGGAGAAATCATCTACAACGGCGAGAACGTCTTGGACTCGAAGCATGATATCTTCAAGTACCGCAGCAAATTGGGGATGGTGTTTCAGCAGTTCAATCTGTTCAACAACCTGAACGTGCTGCATAATTGCACGGTAGGGCCTGTAAAGATACTGAAAAAGTCCCAACAGGAAGCCGAAAAGATCGCCATGGGCTATCTGGAACAGGTTGGAATGGGGAACTTCATAAACGCCAAACCGGATCAATTGTCCGGCGGCCAAAAACAACGTGTCGCAATCGCGCGCGCTTTGACGATGGAGCCGGATGCGCTGTTGTTCGATGAGCCGACATCGGCTTTGGACCCGGAGATGGTGGGGGAAGTATTGAAGGTCATGAAGGATCTTGCCAACAGCGGCTTGACGATGATCGTCGTGACGCATGAAATGGAGTTCGCGAGGGAAGTTTCTGATCGCGTCATCTTCATGGATCAAGGCGTCATTCTTGAACAGGGAGCCCCTAGTGAAATCTTCTATCACCCAAAAGAGGATCGCACGAAGCAATTCCTGGAGAGATATCTTACAAAATAA
- the def gene encoding peptide deformylase: MITMDNIIREGHPTLRRSADLVTFPLSAEDRKIAAEMMEFLSNSQDEKIAEQLNLRAGVGLAAPQIDVSKRIIALLIPGEYEDDPPVLAKVMFNPKIISHSIESACLKGGEGCLSVDREVPGFVVRHSRITVSYQDAEGATHKARYKGYTAIVVQHEIDHLNGVMFYDHINEQAPFAVADDVIIIE, encoded by the coding sequence ATGATCACTATGGATAACATCATCCGTGAAGGTCATCCTACATTGCGGAGGTCGGCTGACTTGGTCACTTTCCCTTTATCCGCGGAGGATCGGAAAATCGCCGCAGAAATGATGGAGTTCCTTTCGAACAGTCAGGATGAAAAAATCGCCGAACAACTTAACTTGCGCGCAGGTGTCGGTTTGGCAGCTCCGCAAATCGACGTATCCAAGCGCATCATTGCGCTGCTGATACCAGGTGAATATGAAGATGATCCTCCGGTATTGGCTAAAGTGATGTTCAACCCTAAAATCATCAGCCACTCGATCGAAAGTGCCTGCCTTAAAGGCGGCGAAGGTTGCCTTTCAGTGGACCGCGAAGTGCCAGGGTTCGTCGTCCGACACAGCCGCATCACGGTATCCTACCAAGATGCCGAAGGAGCGACACACAAAGCGCGCTACAAAGGTTACACGGCTATTGTAGTCCAGCACGAAATCGACCACCTCAACGGAGTCATGTTCTACGACCACATCAATGAACAAGCGCCCTTTGCAGTTGCCGACGACGTCATCATCATCGAATAA
- the gdhA gene encoding NADP-specific glutamate dehydrogenase has product MTIAKDYIEKVYKKVEDRGPHQKEFLQAVRELFDTIEPALEKNPHYIKWNILERMVEPERIVSFRVPWMDDKGEVQVSKGFRVQFNSAIGPYKGGLRFHPTVNESILKFLGFEQIFKNSLTGLPIGGGKGGSDFDPKGKTDAEVMRFCQSFMTELQRHIGPTLDVPAGDIGVGGREIGYMYGQYKRLNGAETGVLTGKPVVMNGSLARTEATGYGLVYYTQEMLKANGKSFAGQKVVVSGSGNVAIYAIQKVHEFGGTVVACSDSNGYIYDESGIDVALLQDIKEVRRERLTAYAAEKATAVYKDGSVWDFDLNYDIALPSATQNEIDKDQAERLVKAGVYCVSEGANMPSTLEAVEVYAANNIFYGPAKAANAGGVATSALEMAQNSAHSHWTFEEVDGKLQEIMANIFKTAEKTAEEYGIPGNYLAGANIAAFVQVADAMIYQGLV; this is encoded by the coding sequence ATGACAATTGCTAAAGATTATATTGAAAAAGTCTATAAAAAGGTTGAAGATAGAGGCCCGCATCAAAAAGAATTTTTACAGGCGGTAAGAGAGTTGTTCGACACGATCGAACCAGCTTTGGAGAAGAATCCGCACTACATAAAATGGAACATTCTGGAAAGAATGGTAGAACCTGAACGCATTGTTTCCTTCCGTGTTCCTTGGATGGATGACAAGGGGGAAGTTCAAGTCAGCAAAGGTTTCCGCGTCCAATTCAATTCGGCCATCGGACCATACAAAGGCGGTTTGCGTTTCCACCCGACCGTCAACGAAAGCATCCTGAAGTTTTTAGGTTTTGAACAAATCTTCAAAAACAGCCTGACCGGATTACCGATCGGCGGCGGTAAAGGTGGATCTGATTTCGATCCTAAAGGTAAAACAGACGCAGAAGTGATGCGATTCTGTCAATCATTTATGACTGAGCTGCAGAGACACATCGGCCCTACTTTGGACGTCCCTGCTGGGGATATTGGTGTCGGCGGACGCGAAATTGGCTACATGTATGGCCAATACAAGCGTTTGAATGGCGCTGAGACAGGTGTTCTGACCGGCAAACCGGTTGTTATGAACGGGAGCTTGGCTCGTACGGAAGCGACAGGCTACGGGTTGGTCTATTACACACAAGAAATGCTGAAAGCGAACGGAAAATCGTTTGCCGGCCAAAAAGTGGTCGTATCCGGAAGCGGAAATGTCGCCATCTACGCTATCCAAAAGGTTCATGAATTTGGCGGTACTGTTGTGGCTTGTTCCGATTCCAATGGCTATATCTACGATGAATCAGGCATCGATGTCGCTTTGCTTCAGGATATCAAAGAAGTTCGTCGTGAAAGATTGACTGCCTATGCTGCTGAAAAAGCGACAGCTGTCTATAAAGATGGCAGCGTCTGGGACTTTGATCTGAACTATGACATTGCATTGCCTAGCGCAACGCAAAATGAAATCGATAAAGACCAGGCTGAAAGATTAGTCAAAGCTGGCGTTTATTGCGTCAGCGAAGGCGCGAATATGCCGAGCACATTGGAAGCTGTGGAAGTCTATGCAGCCAATAATATTTTTTATGGGCCGGCTAAAGCAGCCAATGCAGGCGGAGTTGCGACTTCCGCGTTGGAAATGGCGCAAAACAGTGCCCACAGCCATTGGACCTTCGAAGAAGTCGACGGCAAACTTCAGGAGATTATGGCAAACATTTTTAAAACAGCTGAAAAAACAGCTGAAGAATATGGCATACCGGGCAACTATTTGGCAGGTGCCAACATCGCAGCGTTTGTGCAAGTTGCTGATGCCATGATTTATCAAGGTTTAGTTTAA
- the pdhA gene encoding pyruvate dehydrogenase (acetyl-transferring) E1 component subunit alpha produces MATKQTKIDIDALLSSTNTDFRMVQIMDEEGNIVNPELMPDLSDEQLVQLMTDMVWSRILHERSTALNRQGRLGFYAPTAGQEASQLGSIAAIEKEDVLLPGYRDVPQLVKHGLPLSQAFLWSRGHVDGNKYAADLQALPPQIIIGAQYVQAAGVALGLKKRNKKNVVITYTGDGGSSQGDFYEGINFAGSYKAPGLFFIQNNGWAISTPRHVQTAAQTLAQKAMGAGIPGIQVDGMDILAVYAVTKKAREYAVAGNGPVLIETICYRFGPHTLSGDDPTRYRDTAELEGWQAKDPLIRMRKFLTAKGLWSEEKENEVIESVKEEIKDAIKEADQAPKQKVSDFLKSMFEEPNQTIAEQIAYYEAKETK; encoded by the coding sequence ATGGCTACAAAACAAACAAAAATCGACATTGACGCATTACTAAGCAGCACGAACACAGATTTTCGCATGGTCCAAATCATGGACGAAGAAGGGAATATTGTAAACCCTGAACTTATGCCAGATCTTTCTGATGAACAATTGGTTCAATTAATGACAGATATGGTATGGTCCAGAATTTTACATGAACGTTCAACCGCGTTGAATCGTCAAGGTAGATTAGGTTTCTATGCGCCGACAGCCGGCCAGGAAGCAAGCCAATTAGGAAGTATTGCGGCAATCGAGAAGGAAGATGTCTTGTTGCCTGGGTACCGCGATGTTCCTCAACTGGTCAAACACGGCCTGCCGTTATCACAAGCTTTCCTATGGTCAAGAGGCCACGTGGATGGCAATAAATATGCTGCTGATCTGCAAGCATTGCCTCCTCAAATCATCATCGGTGCACAATATGTGCAAGCTGCCGGTGTTGCGTTGGGCTTGAAGAAACGCAACAAGAAAAATGTAGTCATCACATATACTGGTGACGGAGGAAGTTCGCAAGGGGATTTCTATGAAGGGATCAACTTTGCCGGATCCTACAAAGCACCAGGCCTGTTCTTCATCCAAAACAACGGTTGGGCAATCTCCACGCCACGTCATGTTCAGACTGCTGCTCAAACATTGGCTCAAAAAGCTATGGGTGCAGGAATCCCTGGTATCCAAGTAGACGGAATGGACATCTTGGCTGTTTATGCCGTCACGAAAAAAGCGAGAGAATATGCTGTTGCAGGAAATGGTCCTGTGCTGATCGAAACTATCTGCTACCGTTTCGGCCCGCATACATTATCTGGTGACGATCCAACCCGTTACCGCGATACCGCTGAACTGGAAGGTTGGCAAGCAAAAGACCCATTGATCCGCATGCGCAAATTCTTGACGGCAAAAGGTTTATGGTCTGAAGAAAAAGAAAATGAAGTAATCGAATCAGTCAAAGAAGAAATCAAAGATGCGATCAAGGAAGCTGACCAAGCGCCTAAACAAAAAGTGTCTGATTTCTTAAAGAGCATGTTCGAAGAACCAAATCAAACTATTGCAGAACAAATCGCGTACTACGAAGCAAAGGAGACTAAATAA
- a CDS encoding alpha-ketoacid dehydrogenase subunit beta, giving the protein MAQLTMIQAITDALAIELANDPNVLIFGEDVGKNGGVFRATQGLQEQFGEDRVFDTPLAESGIGGLAFGLALEGFRPVPEIQFFGFVFEVMDTVVAQAARTRYRMAGTRNLPIVFRSPFGGGVHTPELHSDNLEGLMAQSPGLKVVIPSNPYDAKGLLISAIRDNDPVVFLEHMKLYRSFREEVPEEAYTVPIGKAAITKEGSDVSVITYGAMVREAVKAAETLEKEGISVEVIDLRTVAPLDVETIIASVQKTGRVVVVQEAQRQAGVGAMVMSEISERAVLSLEAPIGRVAAPDTVFPFGQAENIWLPNATDIENKVRETYHF; this is encoded by the coding sequence ATGGCACAATTAACTATGATCCAAGCCATCACTGATGCGCTTGCAATTGAACTTGCGAACGATCCAAACGTTTTGATCTTCGGAGAAGACGTTGGTAAAAACGGCGGAGTATTCCGTGCGACACAAGGACTTCAGGAGCAATTCGGCGAAGACCGTGTGTTTGATACTCCCTTAGCTGAATCCGGTATCGGCGGTTTGGCATTCGGATTGGCCTTGGAAGGTTTCCGTCCCGTTCCGGAGATCCAATTCTTCGGTTTCGTATTTGAAGTAATGGATACAGTCGTAGCTCAAGCTGCGCGTACACGTTACCGCATGGCAGGCACACGCAATCTGCCTATCGTTTTCCGCTCTCCTTTCGGTGGCGGTGTGCATACACCTGAATTGCACTCGGATAACTTGGAAGGCTTGATGGCTCAATCACCAGGTTTGAAAGTGGTTATCCCTTCAAACCCGTACGATGCAAAAGGTTTGCTGATCTCAGCTATCCGCGACAACGACCCAGTTGTCTTCTTGGAGCACATGAAATTGTACCGTTCATTCCGCGAGGAAGTTCCTGAAGAAGCGTACACTGTTCCTATCGGCAAAGCTGCCATCACAAAAGAAGGATCTGACGTGTCCGTCATTACTTACGGCGCAATGGTCCGCGAAGCTGTAAAAGCTGCAGAAACACTTGAAAAAGAAGGCATTTCGGTTGAAGTAATCGATTTGCGTACTGTTGCTCCACTTGATGTCGAAACGATCATTGCCTCTGTGCAAAAAACAGGTCGTGTCGTAGTCGTCCAAGAAGCACAGCGTCAAGCTGGTGTGGGCGCAATGGTCATGTCCGAAATTTCTGAACGTGCCGTTTTATCGTTAGAAGCCCCTATCGGACGTGTAGCCGCTCCTGATACTGTCTTCCCGTTTGGTCAAGCAGAAAACATTTGGTTACCGAATGCTACTGATATCGAGAATAAAGTAAGAGAAACTTATCATTTCTAA
- a CDS encoding 2-oxo acid dehydrogenase subunit E2, with protein sequence MSFKFKLPALGEGIMEGEIVSWSIKEGDTINEDDTLLEVQNDKSVEEIPSPVTGKVLKIVAPVGTVAVIGDVLVEIDAPGHEEEGSAVPAAPAAPAASAPAAPAASTGGLFQFKLPALGEGIMEGEIVSWPIKEGDMINEDDTLVEVQNDKSVEEIPSPVTGKVVRIVAPVGTVAVIGDVLVEIDAPGHNGPAAAAPKATAAPAAASNPPASTGVVAAAANPNKQVLAMPSVRQYAREKGIDITSVVPTGKGGRVLKEDIDNFSGVAPVAAKAVAPAVQAQASAQAAVQAAPVAAAAQATQAAAPAQPFTSNMGEAETRQKMSPTRKAIAKAMVNSKHTAPHVTLFDEVEVSKLWDHRKKFKDVAAAQGTKLTFLPYVVKALAATVRDFPILNASIDDAAQEIVLKNYINIGIATDTDNGLYVPNVKNADAKGMFKIADEINNMAAQAHDGKLAAADMRNGSVTISNIGSVGGGFFTPVINYPEVAILGVGTIAQQAIVNAEGELAVGRVMKLSLSFDHRIVDGATAQKAMNNIKRLLADPELLLMEG encoded by the coding sequence ATGTCTTTTAAATTCAAGTTGCCTGCTCTAGGCGAAGGTATCATGGAAGGTGAAATCGTTTCTTGGTCAATAAAAGAAGGCGACACCATCAATGAAGATGACACATTATTAGAAGTACAAAATGATAAATCAGTCGAAGAAATCCCATCCCCGGTAACCGGGAAAGTCCTGAAGATTGTTGCACCGGTAGGTACGGTCGCAGTCATCGGTGATGTATTGGTGGAAATCGATGCTCCAGGTCATGAAGAGGAAGGTTCTGCGGTTCCAGCAGCACCAGCAGCACCAGCAGCCTCAGCACCAGCAGCACCAGCAGCTTCAACAGGAGGACTGTTCCAATTCAAATTGCCTGCTTTGGGCGAGGGTATCATGGAAGGCGAAATCGTTTCTTGGCCTATCAAAGAAGGCGATATGATCAATGAAGATGATACTTTGGTTGAAGTGCAGAACGACAAATCTGTTGAAGAGATCCCATCTCCTGTTACGGGTAAAGTAGTCCGCATCGTAGCGCCTGTAGGTACAGTAGCGGTCATCGGTGATGTATTGGTGGAAATCGATGCACCGGGCCACAACGGGCCGGCGGCAGCCGCTCCAAAAGCAACCGCAGCACCAGCAGCGGCTTCAAATCCGCCAGCATCAACAGGCGTGGTTGCGGCTGCAGCGAACCCTAACAAACAAGTCTTGGCTATGCCATCCGTCCGTCAGTACGCACGCGAAAAAGGCATCGACATCACTTCCGTTGTGCCGACTGGAAAAGGCGGCCGTGTATTGAAAGAAGATATCGATAACTTCAGCGGAGTGGCTCCAGTGGCAGCGAAAGCTGTGGCTCCAGCAGTCCAGGCTCAAGCTTCGGCACAAGCAGCAGTCCAAGCGGCTCCAGTAGCAGCAGCTGCCCAAGCGACACAAGCTGCAGCACCAGCTCAGCCATTCACTTCCAATATGGGCGAAGCGGAAACACGCCAAAAAATGTCTCCGACAAGAAAAGCGATTGCGAAAGCAATGGTCAACAGCAAGCATACAGCACCTCACGTAACTTTGTTTGATGAAGTTGAAGTGTCCAAGTTATGGGATCACCGCAAGAAATTCAAAGATGTTGCTGCAGCGCAAGGAACAAAACTTACTTTCTTGCCGTATGTCGTTAAGGCTTTGGCAGCGACTGTGCGCGACTTCCCTATCTTGAACGCATCGATCGACGATGCTGCTCAAGAAATCGTATTGAAAAACTACATCAACATCGGTATCGCTACAGACACGGACAACGGCCTTTACGTACCGAACGTCAAGAATGCTGATGCAAAAGGCATGTTCAAAATTGCCGATGAAATCAACAACATGGCAGCTCAAGCCCACGATGGCAAACTGGCAGCTGCGGATATGAGAAACGGTTCTGTTACAATCAGCAATATCGGTTCTGTTGGCGGCGGATTCTTCACGCCAGTCATCAACTACCCTGAAGTGGCCATCCTAGGTGTTGGGACGATTGCGCAACAAGCTATCGTCAATGCAGAAGGCGAATTGGCAGTCGGTCGTGTAATGAAACTTTCATTGAGTTTCGACCACCGTATCGTTGATGGCGCAACTGCTCAAAAAGCAATGAACAACATTAAGAGATTATTGGCTGATCCAGAATTATTATTGATGGAAGGGTGA
- the lpdA gene encoding dihydrolipoyl dehydrogenase: MVVGDFAVELDTVVVGAGPGGYVAAIRAAQLGQKVAIIEREWIGGVCLNVGCIPSKALISAGHHYQEALDSSIFGVTTENVKLDFTKTQEWKDNKVVKTLTSGVEYLLKKNKVEIIRGNAFFNDGETLRVFTEDAAQTYTFKNAIIATGSRPIEIKGFKFGGRVIDSTGGLNLTEVPKKLVIVGGGVIGTELGGAYANLGAEVTILEGSPQILPTFEKDMVKFVEKSFQTKGVTVVTKAMAKEAIDNGDSVTVKYEANGKEEVIEADYVMVTVGRRPNTDDLGLEVVGVEMTDRGLVKVDNQGRTNVKHIFAIGDIVPGAALAHKASYEAKIAAEAIAGHPSAVDYRAMPGVAFTDPELATIGFTAAEAKDKGLDVKASKFPLSGNGRALSLNQTEGFVRLVTTKEDNVLVGAQVAGVNASEIIAELGLAIEAGMNAEDIALTIHGHPSLSETIMDAAELALGMPIHI; encoded by the coding sequence ATGGTAGTAGGCGATTTCGCAGTTGAATTAGATACAGTTGTTGTAGGAGCGGGACCTGGTGGCTATGTAGCTGCCATCCGCGCTGCACAATTAGGGCAAAAAGTAGCAATCATCGAAAGAGAATGGATTGGAGGCGTTTGTTTGAACGTCGGTTGTATCCCTTCAAAAGCCTTGATTTCTGCTGGACACCATTACCAAGAAGCTTTGGATTCCTCCATTTTCGGTGTCACAACTGAAAATGTGAAACTGGACTTCACAAAAACTCAAGAGTGGAAAGACAATAAAGTCGTCAAAACATTGACGTCCGGCGTCGAGTACTTGTTGAAGAAAAATAAAGTTGAAATCATCCGTGGGAATGCGTTCTTCAATGATGGAGAAACATTGCGTGTCTTCACCGAAGATGCAGCACAAACGTATACTTTCAAAAATGCGATCATCGCTACTGGTAGCCGTCCGATCGAAATCAAAGGTTTCAAATTCGGCGGACGCGTCATCGATTCCACTGGCGGATTGAACTTGACTGAAGTTCCTAAAAAATTGGTCATCGTCGGTGGTGGTGTCATCGGTACTGAACTAGGCGGAGCATACGCTAACCTGGGGGCCGAAGTGACTATTCTTGAAGGATCTCCACAAATTTTGCCGACATTCGAAAAAGATATGGTCAAGTTCGTTGAAAAATCATTCCAAACAAAAGGCGTTACAGTCGTCACGAAAGCAATGGCTAAAGAAGCCATCGACAACGGAGACAGCGTAACCGTCAAATATGAAGCGAACGGAAAAGAAGAAGTTATCGAAGCTGACTACGTAATGGTCACTGTCGGCCGCCGTCCGAATACGGATGATTTGGGTCTTGAAGTAGTCGGAGTTGAAATGACTGACCGTGGTTTAGTTAAGGTCGATAATCAAGGCCGCACAAATGTGAAACACATTTTTGCGATCGGCGATATCGTTCCTGGTGCTGCCTTGGCCCATAAAGCCAGCTATGAGGCTAAAATTGCGGCAGAAGCTATTGCCGGACATCCTTCTGCAGTTGATTACCGCGCTATGCCAGGGGTTGCCTTTACGGATCCTGAATTAGCGACAATCGGCTTCACTGCTGCCGAAGCGAAAGACAAAGGTCTGGATGTAAAAGCATCAAAATTCCCATTGTCAGGTAACGGACGCGCATTGTCGTTGAACCAGACAGAAGGTTTTGTCCGTTTGGTTACGACAAAAGAAGATAACGTGCTGGTCGGTGCGCAAGTTGCCGGCGTGAATGCCAGTGAAATCATCGCTGAGCTTGGTTTGGCGATTGAAGCTGGAATGAACGCTGAAGATATCGCGTTGACGATCCACGGCCATCCATCGTTGTCCGAAACAATCATGGATGCTGCCGAATTGGCATTAGGCATGCCGATCCACATCTAA
- a CDS encoding UPF0223 family protein → MQHYDYPFEAEWSKEEIVKVIALWNAVERAYESGISKEEFMQAYREFKTVLPSVGQEKKYGNQFEKESGYSLYKVLQEVKKSEKNKIFLGKR, encoded by the coding sequence ATGCAACATTATGACTATCCGTTCGAAGCAGAGTGGTCCAAAGAGGAAATCGTCAAGGTCATCGCTTTATGGAATGCTGTCGAGCGAGCTTATGAAAGTGGGATCAGCAAAGAAGAATTTATGCAGGCTTACCGCGAATTCAAAACGGTGCTGCCTTCTGTCGGTCAGGAAAAGAAATACGGCAATCAGTTCGAAAAAGAATCAGGTTATTCTTTGTACAAAGTGCTGCAGGAAGTGAAGAAAAGTGAAAAAAACAAAATCTTCCTAGGGAAGCGCTAA